The DNA segment TACGAAGTGGAAAAGAAAGCGAGAATCGAACTTGAAGAATTGGACAAAGCCAAAGACCAGTTTATCCTCACCACCCAGCACCACCTCCGCACTCCGCTCACAATTGTCAAAGGATTCATTGAACTGTCGTTGGATGAGAAAGAGGCCAATCAAAACGTCAAAACATATCTTGGTAAGGCTGACGATGCCGTGGAAAGAATGTCCGGCCTCATTAACGACCTTCTGAGCGTGTCCCAGGTTGAGATAGGGAAAGTAAAGCCCCAGCCTGTTGTGTTGCGCGAAGTGATTGAAGAAATGCGCTCCGAGCTCTCGCCGGCAATTGAAGGAAAGGGTATTTCCTTTGTCATCACATTTTCTCCCGAAGCGGGAAACATCAAAATTGCCGCCGATAGGAAAATTATTAAAGCCGCCCTATATAACCTGATTGATAATGCCGTCAAATATACAAGTAAGGGCGGGGTGACCGTGCACGGAGAGATTTTCAAACCTGTCGAAGGCGATATACCATTTCTTAAAGTAGATATTACCGACACGGGAATCGGAATTGACCAAAAAGATTTACCGCTCATATTTAACCGATTTTTTGAACGTGGCGCAGAGGCGCAAAAAGTTAATCTTGCGGGCAAGGGAATCGGGCTCGCTTTGTCAAAGAGGATTATCGAGTCACATGGAGGTATGGTCTCAGTCAGTTCGCCGGGGAAAGAGAAAGGCTCGACTTTTACGGTCAAGTTCCCGGTTATTGTGGGATAGAAAAAACTTCCCAATATAAACAAAAAACGGCCTTAGGCCGTTTTTGTTTGAACTATTCCCCAGACTTCTTTGACGAAAAGAACGGGGCTCGTGTCCATTTTAAGAACGTGTCGGGCGTTTGGAGTATCTTGAATCGTTTCCTTGATTTCTCGGGTTCCATAATTTGTGAGCATAATAACCGGAACGGAATCAAATTCTTTGCTGCGTCGGATTTCTTTTAAAATCTCAAGACCGGAGACGTCCGGCAAAAGAATGTCGGCAACAATAACATCGGGTCGCTCTTCTCTCCCGTCCTTGAATGCTTCTATTTGAGAGAGGGCGTCTTTTCCGGTGTACACACTTTCAATCTCAAACCCCTCGCGCTCAAACGCACTCCGGTAGAGGTCAACGATTGCAGGCTCGTCTTCAATAAGAAACACCTTATATTTCTTTTTCTCTTCAGGTGACATAATGTATTAACTGATTATAGCCCCTGGAGGGAAGGGGTCAACCAAACCTATTCACTTTTTCTGCTTGCAAGCAAAAAGCCCCTATAGATAGGGGCTTTTTGAAGAAAGGTGGAGATGGCGCGAATCGAACGCGCGTGCAAAATGGGATTTCTAGACGGGTCTACGAAACGTAGTTTGTTTTTTGTGTTTAAGTCCAATGAGTAGAGAACAAACAAAATCGCATTGAACCGATTCCTTTATTTCACGGACGCGGAGGAAAACCGCGCACGCTACATTCGGAGGATATTACACCCCGTCTGCACTACCGAATCGCATGCAGAGAGACGCCGCTTAGGCCGAAGCGTAAGCGAAAGCAAAATTGTTTTCCGTAAAATACGGAGAAACAATAGATTTTGCTCGTGCAACTAAATTGTTAGCACGTATCGTTTCCTCGACATATTAGGAGAAGCGAGGAATACTCCGTTTCGCGCATAAAGAAACACGCATCTTGTCTAGGCCGATCATCCCCCTTAAAGGCGCAATGTTTTCGCATTTAAGCCGAATGACCGGTTAACGAATTTTCAAGGAGCGCTTAATATCGCGTTCAATGTCTTTCTTTTTTATACTTTCGCGCTTGTCGAATTTTTTCTTTCCGCGGACGATGGCAATATCAACCTTGACTTTCCTCCCCAAATTATACATCGAAATTGGCACTATTGTCAACCCTTTTTTTGATTCGAATGAGGATACATTATCTATTTCTTTCTTCGTGAGAAGCAATCGGCGATTGCGTTCGGGGTTGTAATCGGCAGGAGTGTTTTTTGGCTGAAAAGCGGGGATGTGCGCGCCAATGAGATAGGCTTCTCCTCCTCTTACCGTTACATGTGCTCCTTCAATGGAGCCGGAACGGTTGCGTATGGACTTGACTTCAAAACCGAAAAGCTCGATACCTGCCGGTATTTTTTCCAAAATTTCATAGTTAAAGCCCGCTTTTTTGTTTTCGATAAGCATTACTGGAGTTTGACTTCGAATATCCTGCCTAATTCTGTCGCAGGGATGAGAAGGCAAGTCGTGTATAGTGTCGGCGGAGCCGACACCTTGCCAGCAAAGAACCCCCTGACCTGCGGGAAGAAATATGCTTCCAATGTTCCTTATTTCTTCCCGCAGGGTTCTTTACATCACATCATAACAAAACCGTGAATTTTTTCCTTTTCCTGGTATAATGGCGACCATGGTAAACGAAGAAAAACCAAAGAAAAACATACAAATTATCGTCAAACAAAACCGCGGCAAAAAGGGCGGCACGGGGCCATTTTGGGCCAATGTCGGAAGCACGCTTCTTATTTTTCTTACGCTCCTCACTCTCTACTCTCTTTTGTGGGAGAATATTCCCAAAACGCAGACAGTTCCTCTTTCGCTCATTGCCCAGGACCTCACTCAAGGCCTTGTTAAGTCAATTTCCGTTGAGGGTGAAAAACTGAGCGTTGAATATGTTAATGGAGACGTCAAAGAATCAAAAAAAGAGGATGGAACCGCTCTGACCGAAACGTTGGCAAACTACGGTGTCTCCGCCGATGCATTAAAAAGTGTGACAATCGATATCAAAGGAAACACGGGCTTCGGTTTCTGGTTTGTTACACTTCTGCCGATTATCCTTCCTATACTGCTCATACTTTTCTTTTTGTGGTTCATGACAAGGCAGGTGAAAGGGGCGGGGATGCAGGCGTTTACGTTCGGGCAATCAAAAGCGCGTCTTATTTCCCCCGATGACAAAAAACAGCGGGTGATGTTTAAAGATGTCGCCGGTGCAAAAGAGGCGAAAGAAGAACTCGCGGAGATTGTCGACTTTTTGAAAAATCCGAAAAAGTTTTTTGATATCGGAGCGCAAATTCCGCGTGGCATCCTTCTTATGGGTGCACCCGGAACAGGGAAGACATTGCTTGCCCGAGCGGTTGCCGGAGAAGCGGGTGTCGCATTCTTTTCCATTTCCGGTTCGGAATTCGTGGAAATGTTTGTCGGAGTCGGTGCGTCTCGGGTTCGTGATTTATTTAAATTGGCAAAGCAAATGGCGCCGGCAATTGTTTTTATTGATGAAATCGATGCTGTTGGGCGTGTCCGTGGAACGGGGGTGGGGGGAGGAAACGATGAGCGTGAACAAACACTCAATCAAATTCTTGTTGAAATGGACGGCTTTGAACAGACGGAAAAAGTCGTTGTTATGGCGGCAACCAACCGTCCCGACGTGCTTGACCCCGCACTCTTGCGCCCCGGACGTTTTGACCGCCGGGTGACAATAGACCTTCCGGACCGCAGAGACAGGGAAGAAATATTGAAAATTCATGCTGACCGAAAACCGCTTGCAGAAGACGTTGCTTTCCCGGTAATCGCCGAACGCACTCCGGGCTTTTCCGGAGCGGATTTGCAATCCCTTATGAACGAAGCGGCAATATTGGCGGCCCGCGAAAACCGCAAAAAGGTCTCCCAATTTGATTTGATTCGTTCTATTGAAAAAGTGATGCTTGGGCCTGAGCGCAGAAGCCATATCCTTTCGATAAAAGAAAAAGAAATTACCGCATACCACGAAGGCGGTCACGCTATTGTCGCTTCAATTCTTCCCGACTCTGATCCCGTTCACAAAATTTCCATTATCTCCCGCGGACGTGCGGCAGGGTACACGCTCAAACTTCCTTTTGAAGACCGCCGTTTCCAGTCGAGAAAAGAATTTCTCGATGATATTGCCGTTTCTCTTGGGGGATATGTCGCAGAACAAATGATTTTCGGCGATTTGACAACAGGTTCTTCAAACGACCTTCAGGTGGCGTCCGCTTTGGCGCGTGACATGGTTACCAAATACGGAATGTCGGAGGCATTTGGTCCCATCGCTTTTGAAAATCAAGGAGGCAGGTCAATATTCGGGCATACGTTTGATGAACATGATTATTCCGAAGAAGTGAGCGCGCGTATCGACAAAGAAGTCGGAAAAATAATGAGCGAAGCATTTAAGAAAGCCCAAGATTTGATTCAAACGCACCGGTCCGTACTTGAAGCGATAGCAAAACGTCTCATTGAAGTTGAAACCATTGAACGCGAAGAATTTGAAAACATCCTCATTGCAAACGGTATTACTCCGAAAAAGAAGGCAGGGATATAGTAAAATATTTGACTTTTATGGTGTACGTGATATATTATTTCCAGGAAAAGCAAGATCTTTTTCATCTTTAAAAGGGAGGGGGAGATGTTACAGGAACACTATGTTGTGGAATTTTTCGAAGGAGCAAACTCTTGGGAGAAGCGACAGGCAGTCCATCGAGCACTTGATGTACTCAAGAAAAATGGAGAAAAAAAGGGTTCTGAGCTTGCTGTACTTCTTCGGTCGGTCCGTGTACCCATCGATATCGCCGTGACGATATTCATGGCCCTCGGTTACTTCGCGATGACTCAACCAACAAGGGAAAAAGGTACCCGTGCGCTTCATGTGAGTGACGAAAGAGTCTCCTTTTCAAAAGAAAAAAGGGAGTTGGCTCGTCTACACAAAGACCATGGCCCGTTCGGAGCAAGTGTGCCGGTTATTCCCTGGGAAATTGCGTAATCGCACTTTTAATTATTGCCCCGCAGAAAACATTCTGCGGGGCTTTTTCTTTGGTATATAATTAGCTCAATTCTATGGACTTTTCTCACATCAGTTTTTACGCCCTTTCCGCCCTCGTCAACTTCTTTGCGAGCTTCTTCTTTGGTACATTCGTCTATCTTCAAGACAGAAAAAATCCCGTGGGGAAAAGCTTCGCCCGTTTTATGTGGACGATTGCTTTGTGGAGCATACTCTACGCTTTCTTCCTGCAAACACAGAACGTTGGTTATGACACAATGATGGTTATCTCGCATATTATTGTTGCTCCTGCGATCTTTATTTCCATCACGGCATTCCATTTCATTACCCATTTTCTCGGAAAAGCGAAAAAATACAGAAAAATCACTTCATTTGGATATGTTATCTTTACCCTTTTTGCACTACTCTCTCTCTTCGGTTCACCGTTATTTATTGAAACAGTGCGTCCCATTTCCGTTTTTGATTACTGGGCAAAAGGGGGAATACTTTTCCACCCCTTTATGGTTTTATGGGCCGCTTATTTTATTGCTTTCTTCATACTTCTTCTTACTTCCTACAGAGAGTCGGACAGAATAAAAAAAGCTCAGATACGGTATATTCTTTTGGGAACGATATTTGGAAACCTGGGCGGTTCAAGCGGATGGATTCTTTTTTACGATATCCCGATAATACCGCCTATCATCGTTCTGTCTTTTTTGGTTCTTGCGTACGGGTACGCGATTCTTAAACACCACCTGTTCAGCATCCGCATGTTTGCGGTTGAGGTCCTCACCTTTATCATCTGGATTCTTCTTTTGATTAAAATTATTGTCGGCAGTCAGGCGGGACAATTTGTGATTTTTGACATTGCCATCTTCCTTTC comes from the bacterium genome and includes:
- a CDS encoding histidine kinase N-terminal 7TM domain-containing protein; translated protein: MDFSHISFYALSALVNFFASFFFGTFVYLQDRKNPVGKSFARFMWTIALWSILYAFFLQTQNVGYDTMMVISHIIVAPAIFISITAFHFITHFLGKAKKYRKITSFGYVIFTLFALLSLFGSPLFIETVRPISVFDYWAKGGILFHPFMVLWAAYFIAFFILLLTSYRESDRIKKAQIRYILLGTIFGNLGGSSGWILFYDIPIIPPIIVLSFLVLAYGYAILKHHLFSIRMFAVEVLTFIIWILLLIKIIVGSQAGQFVIFDIAIFLSVVVIGSFLIRTGVRESRQREMLAELNAELDYLNKNLKEKVAEQTKEIRKAYEVEKEAR
- the ftsH gene encoding ATP-dependent zinc metalloprotease FtsH, producing MVNEEKPKKNIQIIVKQNRGKKGGTGPFWANVGSTLLIFLTLLTLYSLLWENIPKTQTVPLSLIAQDLTQGLVKSISVEGEKLSVEYVNGDVKESKKEDGTALTETLANYGVSADALKSVTIDIKGNTGFGFWFVTLLPIILPILLILFFLWFMTRQVKGAGMQAFTFGQSKARLISPDDKKQRVMFKDVAGAKEAKEELAEIVDFLKNPKKFFDIGAQIPRGILLMGAPGTGKTLLARAVAGEAGVAFFSISGSEFVEMFVGVGASRVRDLFKLAKQMAPAIVFIDEIDAVGRVRGTGVGGGNDEREQTLNQILVEMDGFEQTEKVVVMAATNRPDVLDPALLRPGRFDRRVTIDLPDRRDREEILKIHADRKPLAEDVAFPVIAERTPGFSGADLQSLMNEAAILAARENRKKVSQFDLIRSIEKVMLGPERRSHILSIKEKEITAYHEGGHAIVASILPDSDPVHKISIISRGRAAGYTLKLPFEDRRFQSRKEFLDDIAVSLGGYVAEQMIFGDLTTGSSNDLQVASALARDMVTKYGMSEAFGPIAFENQGGRSIFGHTFDEHDYSEEVSARIDKEVGKIMSEAFKKAQDLIQTHRSVLEAIAKRLIEVETIEREEFENILIANGITPKKKAGI
- a CDS encoding HAMP domain-containing sensor histidine kinase; translation: YEVEKKARIELEELDKAKDQFILTTQHHLRTPLTIVKGFIELSLDEKEANQNVKTYLGKADDAVERMSGLINDLLSVSQVEIGKVKPQPVVLREVIEEMRSELSPAIEGKGISFVITFSPEAGNIKIAADRKIIKAALYNLIDNAVKYTSKGGVTVHGEIFKPVEGDIPFLKVDITDTGIGIDQKDLPLIFNRFFERGAEAQKVNLAGKGIGLALSKRIIESHGGMVSVSSPGKEKGSTFTVKFPVIVG
- a CDS encoding response regulator, with amino-acid sequence MSPEEKKKYKVFLIEDEPAIVDLYRSAFEREGFEIESVYTGKDALSQIEAFKDGREERPDVIVADILLPDVSGLEILKEIRRSKEFDSVPVIMLTNYGTREIKETIQDTPNARHVLKMDTSPVLFVKEVWGIVQTKTA
- the smpB gene encoding SsrA-binding protein SmpB — protein: MLIENKKAGFNYEILEKIPAGIELFGFEVKSIRNRSGSIEGAHVTVRGGEAYLIGAHIPAFQPKNTPADYNPERNRRLLLTKKEIDNVSSFESKKGLTIVPISMYNLGRKVKVDIAIVRGKKKFDKRESIKKKDIERDIKRSLKIR